One window from the genome of Hydractinia symbiolongicarpus strain clone_291-10 chromosome 1, HSymV2.1, whole genome shotgun sequence encodes:
- the LOC130653069 gene encoding E3 ubiquitin-protein ligase RNF186-like: MSLSTVDLAAILECKICLETYNNPKHLHCGHTYCQDCLDSILVFKEDGSAELPCPLRCPKMTKLSKDETLMTVYSFVDILDKLFRKVKTTTTNMSADKTSGFQLQQKCNR; encoded by the exons ATGTCTTTATCAACAGTTGACCTTGCTGCAATATTGGAATGCAAGATATGCTTAGAAACATATAACAATCCAAAACACTTACATTGTGGACATACGTATTGCCAAGATTGTTTAGATAGCATTTTGGTGTTCAAAGAAGACGGAAGTGCTGAGCTGCCCTGTCCATTAAGATGTCCTAAAATGACAAAATTGAGTAAAGACGAGACGTTAATGACTGTATACTCATTTGTTGATATTTTGGATAAGCT TTTCAGAAAAGtaaagacaacaacaacaaacatgaGTGCTGACAAAACAAGTGGTTTTCAATTACAACAAAAATGTAATCGTTGA
- the LOC130645336 gene encoding uncharacterized protein LOC130645336, which translates to MSKDDYIRKVYDHLSNNKYYAKMKTDPSKDLKTNINSFIEISLCRHNINKNTAKFLTPPENTRMPLFYILPKIHKDGIPGRPIVSAVNSITENISEFLKLCLQPLLPKLKSYVKDTKHLIQRLQTIPAQNEHVLLVSADVSSLYTNFPHQEGVDACIHFIRKYRITLPSFTPNEHVIRTLFSFILKNNYFMFLNEIYLQLLGTAMGTKVAPPYASLFLGLFEQVFIFDKFPNLITIFLRFLDDIFFIWEHSEEELHKFFIYLNSIHPTIKFTYEYSTEEISFLDTTIYLDKRSRKLKTKLFIKPTDSRALLHFTSYHPHHTKRGIIYSQALRYRMITSQDSILKCELDELKSILLTRGYKGRLVDEIFRKIAKLKQSDVLSLIKNEYILEPLTIVVMLTETKTKTNKFYFLFYLTTKNLQRLNEYYTSIGL; encoded by the coding sequence ATGAGTAAAGATGACTACATTAGAAAAGTTTATGACCACCTCTCCAACAACAAATATtacgcaaaaatgaaaactgacCCTAGCAAAGACCTTAAAActaatatcaacagtttcatagAAATTTCTCTATGTCGacacaacataaacaaaaacacggCCAAATTTTTAACACCACCTGAAAACACTAGAATGCCCCTATTTTACATACTGCCAAAAATTCATAAGGATGGCATTCCAGGACGACCAATAGTTTCAGCTGTTAACTCTATAACTGAAAATATCTCAGAATTTTTAAAGCTTTGCCTGCAACCTCTCTTACCAAAATTAAAATCCTATGTAAAGGACACCAAACATCTAATACAACGGTTACAAACCATACCGGCACAAAATGAACACGTTTTACTTGTATCAGCAGACGTATCCTCACTTTACACCAATTTCCCTCATCAAGAAGGAGTTGATGCGTGTATTCATTTCATTAGAAAATACAGAATCACACTGCCTTCATTCACACCCAATGAACATGTAATACGAACGTTGTTTTCGTTTATACTGAAAAATAACTATTTCATGTTCCTAAATGAAATATATCTGCAGTTACTTGGCACAGCCATGGGTACGAAGGTGGCACCACCATACGCATCATTATTCCTGGGTCTTTTTGAGCAGGTGTTTATTTTCGATAAGTTTCCAAATTTAATCACTATATTTCTTCGTTTCCTAGACGACATATTCTTTATATGGGAACACAGTGAAGAAGAACTACACAAATTTTTCATATATCTAAATTCAATACACCCTACAATAAAATTCACCTATGAATATTCAACAGAGGAAATTAGTTTTTTGGATACGACTATCTATTTAGATAAACGCTCGAGAAAACTCAAAaccaaattatttataaaaccaACTGACAGCAGAGCACTATTACATTTTACGTCGTATCACCCTCACCATACCAAAAGGGGTATAATTTATTCGCAAGCACTCCGCTATCGCATGATAACAAGTCAAGATagcattttaaaatgtgagctCGATGAacttaaaagtattttgctgacCAGAGGATACAAAGGTCGGCTTGTTGATGAAATATTCAGGAAAATCGCCAAATTAAAGCAATCAGACGTACtaagtttaataaaaaacgAATACATTTTAGAACCGCTGACAATAGTGGTGATGCTGACAGAGACCAAAACAAAGACAAACAAATTctactttttattttaccttACCACGAAAAATTTACAACGCTTAAACGAATACTACACAAGTATTGGTTTATAA
- the LOC130645427 gene encoding E3 ubiquitin-protein ligase TRIM56-like — MNTQPGKHKGFNLIPKPHAANQVVDIKLQTGTNNVLNGAKLYVILAMTTLSCTEAAMESYVNDKSYNAGMIFKHLLQSYLGVIVLKSSSDGILKNTSITMALSGATAAQLSSLLECKICLETYHNPKQLYCGHTYCQNCLDDLAIFNEDGSAEIHCPLRCPMKTKLDPHETTSSLMTTYVLNDILNELSNVEKVNSQCQQSKECKRIVGHSCTTCGAKICNKCQIIHSCTNKSFTNVTFNEKLKEMQPLCEEHNFLGRFVCIDCDNKFTCVYCIHRSHKNHERKSVAEFGEEARNLIQSFLASFDETKVVMENLTKQYYGSLNNLNSSREAFVRELKVRKLKRIEDYLKILNTEEENLLLRFDQKMEEFKYEIILSGHCTRIPEFLKDIKELNLKYHFELVAKKLEIERKLRSLSSLPRVIPSYNMHFASLNEQDCLKNPLGELKISVSDVNFVNPYKCSVYKSTMDKIEKLPNHAQLESNLKNLLGEMKGYKESIGKVNFGCLKKPTSCSAMPVGLIEMQFHKAD; from the exons ATGAACACACAGCCAGGAAAACACAA AGGGTTTAACCTAATACCTAAGCCACATGCAGCT AATCAAGTTGTCGATATCAAGCTGCAAACTGGTACCAACAACGTGTTAAATGGCGCGAAACTATACGTAATACTCGCTATGACAACGCTAAGCTGTACTGAAGCAGCAATGGA ATCTTATGTAAATGATAAAAGTTATAACGCTGGGATGATATTTAAG CATCTACTGCAATCCTATTTGGGagttattgttttaaaaagtagTAGCGATG GCATATTGAAAAACACATCAATCACAATGGCTTTGTCTGGAGCAACTGCGGCCCAACTTTCTTCGTTATTGGAATGTAAGATCTGCTTAGAAACGTATCATAATCCAAAGCAGCTATACTGTGGGCATACGTATTGTCAAAATTGTTTAGATGACCTAGCCATATTTAACGAAGACGGAAGTGCTGAAATACACTGTCCATTAAGATGTCCCATGAAAACTAAACTAGATCCACACGAAACAACATCATCGCTAATGACAACATATGTATTGAATGACATTCTGAATGAACT GtcaaatgttgaaaaagttaATTCGCAATGTCAGCAAAGCAAAGAATGCAAGCGAATTGTCGGCCACTCTTGTACAACGTGCGGTGCAAAGATTTGTAACAAATGTCAAATAATTCATTCTTGCACCAACAAATCGTTTACCAATGTtacttttaatgaaaaattgaaagaaatgcaACCATTGTGTGAGGAACATAACTTCCTTGGAAGATTTGTTTGTATTGACTGTGACAATAAGTTTACATGCGTATACTGTATACACAGAAGCCATAAGAATCACGAAAGAAAATCAGTTGCTGAATTTGGCGAAGAAGCAAGGAATTTAATTCAGTCCTTCCTAGCATCGTTTGATGAAACAAAAGTGGTAATGGAGAACTTGACAAAACAATATTATGGATCTTTAAATAATCTCAATAGTAGCAGAGAAGCATTTGTTCGTGAATTGAAAGTCAGAAAGTTGAAAAGAATAGAAGATTATCTGAAAATACTAAACACGGAAGAGGAAAATCTGCTGCTAAGATTTGATCAAAAGATGGAAGAATTtaaatatgaaataattttaagtGGACACTGCACTAGAATACCGGAATTTTTAAAAGACATAAAAGAACTTAACTTAAAATATCACTTTGAATTAGTTGCCAAGAAGTTGGAAATTGAAAGAAAACTTCGCAGTCTATCTTCTTTACCAAGAGTTATCCCAAGTTATAATATGCATTTTGCATCCTTAAATGAACAAGATTGTTTGAAAAACCCATTGGGTGAACTAAAAATCTCTGTCAGTGATGTAAACTTTGTAAATCCTTACAAATGTTCTGTTTACAAAAGTACAatggataaaattgaaaaactacCTAACCATGCACAATTagaaagtaatttgaaaaatttacttGGGGAAATGAAAG GTTACAAAGAATCAATTGGAAAAGTAAATTTTGGTTGTTTGAAAAAGCCAACAAG CTGTAGCGCTATGCCTGTCGGGTTGATTGAAATGCAATTTCACAAAGCTGATTAG